From Vidua macroura isolate BioBank_ID:100142 chromosome 5, ASM2450914v1, whole genome shotgun sequence, the proteins below share one genomic window:
- the PDGFB gene encoding platelet-derived growth factor subunit B, translating into MPEAGRPRGCLREALPSRGSPSMCPQPAGPGVGMNFGVVFAFILSLPLARMEGDPIPEDIYEILGGSSVRSISDLQRALRTDSVERDSSSLNLNASQPDQNLVALSRERRSLDALAAAETAVLAECKTREVVFEISRNMVDSTNANFVVWPPCVEVQRCSGCCNNRNVQCRPTQIRVRHVQVNKIEFVQRKPKFTKVVVPLEDHVQCRCEAVFRPPPRNIRPGPREQRRLSPAFTTAAVSQRRRVRRPPTQKRKHKKYKHVNDKKVLKEILIA; encoded by the exons ATGCCTGAGgccgggcggccgcggggctgTCTGCGGGAAGCGCTTCCCTCCCGGGGCTCGCCGTCCATGTGCCCGCAGCCGGCGGGGCCTGGAGTCGGGATGAATTTCGGCGTGGTGTTCGCGTTCATCCTCTCGCTGCCCCTGGCCCGCATGGAG GGGGACCCCATACCCGAAGACATTTATGAGATTTTGGGTGGCAGCTCAGTGCGCTCCATCAGTGACCTCCAGCGTGCCCTGCGGACAGACTCCGTAG AGCGGGACAGCTCGAGCCTGAACCTGAATGCATCTCAGCCTGATCAAAACCTTGTGGCCCTGTCTCGAGAGCGACGAAGCCTAG atgctctggcagcagcagagacagctgTCCTGGCGGAGTGCAAGACACGGGAAGTGGTCTTCGAAATCTCCCGCAACATGGTGGACAGCACAAACGCCAACTTCGTGGTGTGGCCGCCCTGCGTGGAGGTGCAGCGCTGCTCCGGGTGTTGCAACAACCGCAACGTGCAGTGCCGCCCCACGCAGATCCGTGTCCGGCACGTCCAG GTGAACAAGATCGAATTTGTCCAGAGGAAGCCAAAATTCACAAAAGTCGTTGTGCCTTTGGAGGACCATGTGCAGTGTCGGTGTGAAGCCGTGTTCCGACCACCCCCCAGGAACATCCGTCCAGGGCCACGTGAACAGAGGC GCTTGTCCCCGGCATTCACCACAGCCGCTGTCTCACAGAGGCGGCGAGTACGCCGGCCGCCGACACAGAAGAGGAAACATAAGAAGTACAAGCATGTCAACGATAAGAAAGTGCTGAAAGAAATCCTCATAGCATAG